The following coding sequences lie in one Arthrobacter sp. SLBN-122 genomic window:
- a CDS encoding SRPBCC family protein gives MTDQRNLRRLPAAGALICIPACWFAFRRLQLRWGATPEEAGGPLPGDDLIAVAGLQATRSVTVHAPAERVWPWLVQMGQRRGGLYSYDFLENLAGLDIHSADRIHPEWQDIKVGDPVHLAPTDSSNLEVALLEPERALVLRIPPSPAPGPFDFTWAFILQPKPNDTTRLVVRERYAYRQWWARFLVEAVEVASFVMSLRMLHGIRSRAEGLT, from the coding sequence ATGACGGATCAACGAAACCTGCGCCGACTTCCTGCCGCCGGAGCACTTATCTGTATTCCGGCCTGCTGGTTTGCGTTCCGGCGCCTTCAACTGCGCTGGGGTGCAACCCCCGAGGAGGCGGGCGGGCCACTGCCCGGTGATGACCTGATCGCTGTCGCCGGCCTGCAGGCAACGCGGTCTGTCACCGTCCATGCCCCGGCAGAACGGGTGTGGCCCTGGCTGGTGCAGATGGGCCAGCGCCGAGGGGGACTCTACAGCTACGATTTCCTGGAGAACCTCGCCGGCCTGGACATCCACAGCGCGGACCGCATCCATCCTGAGTGGCAGGACATCAAAGTGGGGGACCCTGTCCATCTGGCACCCACGGACTCCTCGAATCTGGAGGTGGCGCTCCTTGAACCGGAAAGGGCGCTCGTCCTGCGCATCCCCCCAAGTCCAGCGCCCGGCCCCTTCGACTTCACCTGGGCCTTCATCCTCCAGCCCAAGCCAAACGACACCACCCGACTCGTTGTCCGTGAGCGGTACGCCTATCGGCAATGGTGGGCACGGTTCCTGGTCGAGGCCGTGGAAGTCGCCAGCTTCGTCATGTCCCTGCGCATGCTCCACGGGATCAGGAGCCGGGCCGAGGGACTCACTTAA
- a CDS encoding quinone oxidoreductase family protein, with translation MTHAIVARQAGGPEVLEYAEVQTPAPGPGQVLFKVGAAGVNFIDTYKRSGAYKVQYPFTPGTEAAGAVEAVGEGVTGFSVGDLIATAEGINCYADQALVDEDAALPVPKGLDVFTAAALPLQGITTHYLMNSTFKVEQGHKVLLHAGAGGVGLLLIQLLKSRGAEVLTTVSTDEKEQLALEAGADHVLRYDGFAERVRDITGGTGVDVVYDGVGKDTFDGSLAALRVRGMLVLFGAASGPVPPFDPQRLNAGGSLFLTRPTMGHYLRDAAERRWRSNEVFAAAADGSLKVRIGARYPLSQAAQAHRDLEGRKTTGKVLLVP, from the coding sequence ATGACGCACGCAATCGTCGCACGGCAGGCAGGCGGACCGGAAGTCCTTGAGTACGCAGAGGTTCAGACCCCTGCCCCGGGACCGGGCCAGGTGCTCTTTAAAGTCGGGGCGGCGGGCGTCAATTTCATCGACACTTACAAGCGCAGCGGGGCCTACAAAGTTCAGTACCCGTTCACCCCCGGCACGGAAGCCGCGGGCGCCGTGGAGGCAGTGGGCGAGGGCGTTACCGGTTTCTCAGTCGGTGACCTGATAGCCACGGCCGAGGGCATCAACTGCTACGCGGACCAAGCCCTGGTGGATGAGGATGCCGCGCTTCCGGTGCCCAAAGGCCTGGACGTCTTTACCGCCGCAGCCCTCCCCCTCCAGGGCATCACCACCCACTACCTGATGAACTCAACTTTCAAGGTGGAGCAGGGCCACAAGGTCCTGCTGCATGCCGGAGCGGGCGGGGTTGGGCTGCTGCTGATCCAGCTGCTCAAGTCCCGGGGCGCGGAGGTTCTCACTACTGTCTCTACAGACGAAAAGGAGCAGCTGGCGCTTGAGGCCGGGGCAGACCACGTGCTGCGGTACGACGGCTTCGCGGAGCGGGTCCGGGACATCACGGGCGGCACGGGCGTGGACGTGGTCTACGACGGCGTGGGGAAGGATACTTTCGACGGCTCGCTGGCCGCCCTGCGGGTCCGGGGAATGCTGGTGCTGTTCGGCGCCGCGTCCGGCCCTGTTCCGCCGTTCGACCCGCAGCGCCTGAACGCCGGCGGCTCCCTGTTCCTCACCCGGCCCACCATGGGCCACTACCTGCGCGACGCCGCGGAACGGCGCTGGCGCTCCAACGAGGTCTTTGCCGCCGCCGCCGACGGGAGCCTGAAGGTCCGGATCGGCGCGCGCTACCCGTTGAGCCAGGCAGCCCAGGCGCACCGCGACCTGGAGGGCCGGAAGACCACGGGCAAGGTCCTCCTGGTGCCCTGA